One Tubulanus polymorphus chromosome 5, tnTubPoly1.2, whole genome shotgun sequence DNA segment encodes these proteins:
- the LOC141906289 gene encoding HSPB1-associated protein 1-like encodes MEAGPMGANTVAQTRRIMSNISTLAEVKNLTSPHIISGAISKWPASEWTPELIAAKLNGKKIQFRIGKRSHSQDVQWEANCHYVMARMNDFIEWDDDDRILSETNPLSPYGKAEYWAYADYKYFTELFDELPEIQKDVNWETFGFEGRDGKSSTFWLGSRGAYTPCHQDTYGCNFVAQIYGRKRWILFPPEQTCFMYPTRLPFEESSIFSRVNVKQPHKKFRNFRKTTPSVVTLEPGQVLFVPRHWWHHVESLETSISVNSWIELPEDDESRLHEALSRLIITSLMETDSTIELDDWLNPTEDVQPYKVNLRYVNSAACAYRNSRVHQTPANNNCGRLKKQKTSDSPHSSPTNWTVNTAKSMPFEQYLQTFVEMDSLAHVESDLANTDADDADSRTVSTAAIVRALTNPRIIRQISDLIINEFESPVLVE; translated from the exons TGGCACAAACTCGCCGAATAATGTCAAACATCAGTACTCTGGCTGAAGTGAAAAATTTGACAAGTCCGCATATCATCAGTGGTGCAATTTCGAAATGGCCGGCAAGTGAGTGGACTCCTGAATTGATCGCAGCAAAACTGAATggaaagaaaattcaatttcgaaTTGGAAAAAGGTCTCACAGCCAAG ATGTTCAGTGGGAAGCAAACTGTCATTACGTAATGGCTAGAATgaatgatttcatcgaatggGATGATGATGATAGGATCTTGAGCGAAACGAACCCATTATCACCTTATGGCAAGGCTGAATATTGGGCATACGCTGATTACAAGTACTTCACTGAACTTTTCGACGAATTGCctgaaatacaaaag GATGTTAACTGGGAAACGTTTGGTTTTGAAGGACGAGATGGCAAATCGAGCACATTTTGGCTCGGCAGTCGAGGAGCTTATACGCCTTGTCATCAAGACACGTACGGCTGTAACTTCGTAGCTCAAATCTATGGAAG GAAGCGATGGATTCTTTTTCCGCCGGAGCAAACCTGCTTTATGTATCCGACGCGGTTGCCTTTTGAAGAATCGAGTATTTTCAGTCGAGTTAATGTCAAACAGCCTCATAAAAAGTTTCGAAATTTTAGG AAAACGACTCCTAGCGTTGTGACGTTGGAACCCGGGCAAGTGTTATTTGTACCTCGACATTGGTGGCATCATGTTGAATCACTGGAAACGTCCATCAGCGTAAACAGCTGGATTGAATTG cctgaagatgatgaaagcAGGCTCCACGAGGCTTTGTCCAGGCTAATCATCACATCTTTGATGGAAACTGACAGTACAATAGAGCTGGATGATTGGTTGAATCCAACTGAG GATGTCCAGCCATATAAAGTCAACTTACGATACGTGAACAGTGCGGCATGTGCTTACAGAAACTCTAGAGTTCATCAAACCCCGGCGAATAACAATTGCGGTCGtttgaaaaaacagaaaaccTCAGACTCGCCGCATTCATCGCCGACTAACTGGACTGTGAATACTGCGAAATCCATGCCGTTTGAGCAATACTTGCAAACATTTGTCGAAATGGATAGTTTAGCGCATGTTGAATCGGATTTGGCAAATACTGATGCCGATGACGCTGACTCTCGGACCGTGTCGACAGCTGCTATTGTGCGAGCGCTCACCAATCCTCGAATTATAAGACAGATTTCAGATTTgattataaatgaatttgaaagtcCCGTATTAGTTGAATAA